One Echinicola strongylocentroti DNA window includes the following coding sequences:
- a CDS encoding SusC/RagA family TonB-linked outer membrane protein yields MKKLYFVILFFVMMTVCSLQAQTKSVSGKITDGTGETMPGVNIIEKGTSNGTTSDIDGNYTLSISDGAILVYSFIGYTPIERVVGTSTVIDITMESEMSDLSEVVVVGYGKQRKSDLTGAVGSASAKDLQERPTSSLPQALSGKIAGADVSQNSGRPGGKTQIRIRGNTSVSLNNSPLIVVDGVILASSTLGNNSNPIDYINSNDIASVEVLKDASATAIYGSRGANGVILVTTKRGSKNGGRVNYDSYYSLGKIAKKVDVLNSEQFLMIEDVAYQNAEKFDPVGWANGKYQDPALKRTDPLLFDADGQPIYDTDWQDEVTQLAFSQNHQLSFTGGNEDGSFGAFLGYTGEEGIMKESWMKRYSGRFVFDTNIKKWLKVGGSLSYNNQQERIIHNSWVGRNMIENIPIVPVKYPDGTWASNLDYPGMEGGPNPVRVGQEYQNYLRTQTVIGDVFVNIDFTEGLELRSSIGVNSIGQKTEEYAGRELNFIGTPTNGYASISPNQMFSWQFENYLTYNKKFAEIHSFTGLLGISWQHTESSNLYTRVNNFSDDFFSFNNLSAGSVPVLPTSSAFEEGINSYFGRINYGLKDKYLFTVTGRIDGSSKFGANNRYAFFPSAALAWRVSEEDFLIGSSVISNLKVRTSYGETGNSGIPAYGALAGLGTSSYVFNQSVVTGIGKGNLANPDLKWERTKQIDAGIELGLFSGRVSLEADVYKKVTTDMLLNAPVPQSSGYATVFRNIGSMENKGLEISLNTVNIDKGDFTWETMFNISMNRNEVTGLSGGSDIFPGGGKTIIREGESVNSFWGWVHLGTWGTDEEDVAASYNWLPGDIKLKDINEDGAINDADKVIIGNGLPKGYGSFINSIYYNNFEFSLDLQFTYGNDIMYITTRPQENRQGIANSLSTVLDAWTPENQDTEIAQWRPVGAGYDNRDTDHMIQDGSFIRGRNLLLAYNFTSDILDKMSLQKLRIYTSLQNFFLITKYQGYDPEVQTSNAAFGQGEVNFNQYPRPRVFMVGLNVSF; encoded by the coding sequence ATGAAAAAGTTGTATTTCGTAATTTTGTTTTTTGTGATGATGACCGTTTGCAGCTTACAAGCTCAGACTAAATCGGTAAGTGGTAAAATAACAGATGGCACAGGAGAAACAATGCCAGGTGTTAACATCATCGAAAAGGGAACATCCAATGGCACCACCTCAGATATAGACGGCAATTATACCCTGTCTATTTCTGATGGAGCCATATTGGTGTATTCCTTTATAGGTTATACACCCATCGAAAGGGTCGTAGGTACGAGCACTGTTATCGACATCACCATGGAGTCCGAAATGTCAGATCTTTCGGAGGTGGTAGTCGTCGGCTATGGCAAGCAGAGGAAAAGTGATTTGACAGGCGCAGTAGGTTCCGCATCGGCCAAAGACCTTCAAGAACGACCTACATCATCACTGCCCCAGGCCCTATCAGGAAAAATCGCAGGAGCAGATGTCTCCCAAAACTCTGGAAGACCGGGAGGCAAAACACAAATAAGGATCAGGGGAAACACATCCGTGAGCCTGAACAACAGTCCGCTGATTGTGGTAGATGGGGTCATTTTGGCCTCTTCCACATTAGGAAATAATTCCAACCCCATAGATTACATCAACTCCAATGATATTGCATCAGTAGAGGTGCTTAAAGATGCTTCTGCTACAGCAATTTATGGCTCCAGAGGTGCCAATGGTGTCATCTTAGTAACTACCAAAAGAGGCAGTAAAAATGGAGGAAGGGTAAATTATGATAGTTATTACAGCTTAGGAAAGATTGCCAAAAAAGTGGATGTCCTTAATTCCGAGCAATTTTTAATGATCGAAGACGTAGCCTATCAGAATGCCGAGAAATTTGATCCAGTAGGATGGGCCAACGGCAAATATCAAGACCCGGCCTTGAAGAGAACTGATCCTTTATTGTTTGATGCTGATGGCCAACCCATATATGATACCGATTGGCAAGATGAGGTCACCCAGTTGGCTTTTTCCCAAAACCACCAATTATCCTTTACAGGAGGAAATGAAGATGGAAGTTTTGGGGCTTTTTTAGGGTACACCGGAGAGGAAGGAATCATGAAAGAATCGTGGATGAAGCGATACTCTGGACGGTTTGTGTTTGATACCAATATTAAAAAATGGCTGAAAGTAGGAGGGAGCCTTAGCTATAATAACCAGCAAGAAAGGATCATTCATAATTCATGGGTAGGAAGGAATATGATAGAGAATATCCCGATAGTACCTGTCAAATACCCTGACGGTACATGGGCAAGTAACCTCGATTATCCCGGCATGGAAGGAGGACCAAACCCCGTCCGTGTCGGCCAAGAGTATCAGAATTATTTGAGAACTCAAACGGTGATTGGAGATGTCTTCGTCAATATTGACTTCACAGAAGGGCTTGAGCTAAGGTCCTCTATAGGGGTAAATAGCATAGGGCAAAAGACGGAGGAATACGCTGGGCGTGAACTTAATTTTATTGGCACACCTACCAATGGTTATGCGAGCATTAGTCCGAATCAGATGTTTTCCTGGCAATTTGAAAACTACTTGACCTACAATAAGAAATTTGCCGAAATCCATTCCTTTACCGGTTTACTTGGCATATCATGGCAACATACCGAGTCTTCTAATTTGTACACCAGAGTTAATAACTTTTCGGACGATTTTTTTAGTTTCAATAATTTGTCTGCTGGTTCCGTGCCAGTTCTTCCTACCTCGAGTGCTTTTGAGGAGGGGATAAACTCCTATTTTGGAAGGATAAATTATGGGCTGAAAGATAAATACTTATTTACTGTTACAGGAAGAATCGACGGTTCTTCCAAGTTTGGAGCCAACAACCGGTATGCTTTTTTCCCCTCAGCGGCATTGGCTTGGAGAGTGTCCGAGGAGGATTTTCTTATAGGATCTTCCGTAATTTCTAATCTTAAAGTGAGGACAAGCTATGGTGAGACTGGAAACTCAGGTATTCCCGCCTATGGAGCACTTGCAGGCTTGGGCACCTCTTCCTATGTATTTAACCAATCAGTGGTGACAGGAATAGGGAAAGGTAACTTGGCCAATCCGGACTTAAAGTGGGAAAGGACCAAGCAGATAGATGCAGGGATTGAGTTAGGGTTATTTTCAGGAAGGGTGTCGCTAGAGGCAGATGTATACAAGAAGGTGACTACGGATATGCTGCTGAACGCCCCAGTGCCACAAAGCAGTGGCTACGCTACCGTATTCAGAAATATTGGCAGCATGGAAAACAAGGGGCTGGAGATCTCTTTGAATACCGTGAACATCGATAAAGGGGACTTTACGTGGGAAACGATGTTTAATATTTCCATGAATAGAAACGAGGTGACGGGGCTGTCTGGAGGGAGTGATATCTTTCCTGGCGGTGGAAAAACGATCATTAGAGAGGGCGAGTCGGTAAACTCCTTTTGGGGCTGGGTCCACCTTGGTACATGGGGCACTGATGAGGAGGATGTGGCAGCGAGTTATAATTGGCTTCCAGGAGATATAAAACTAAAAGACATCAACGAAGATGGTGCGATCAACGATGCAGATAAGGTGATTATCGGTAATGGCTTGCCCAAAGGATATGGGAGTTTTATCAATTCCATTTACTATAATAATTTTGAATTTTCATTGGATTTGCAATTTACGTATGGGAATGACATCATGTATATCACTACCCGTCCACAGGAAAACCGTCAGGGCATAGCCAATAGTCTAAGTACGGTTTTGGATGCTTGGACACCTGAAAACCAGGATACCGAAATCGCCCAATGGAGACCGGTGGGAGCAGGATATGACAATAGGGATACGGATCATATGATTCAAGACGGGTCTTTTATCCGAGGAAGGAATTTGTTGTTGGCATACAATTTTACTTCTGATATCCTGGACAAAATGAGCCTTCAGAAATTAAGGATATATACCTCCCTTCAAAATTTCTTTTTGATCACCAAATACCAAGGGTATGACCCCGAAGTCCAGACCAGTAATGCGGCATTTGGACAAGGGGAAGTCAACTTCAATCAATATCCAAGACCGAGGGTGTTTATGGTTGGACTAAATGTATCATTCTGA
- a CDS encoding RagB/SusD family nutrient uptake outer membrane protein, producing the protein MKVNIKFTIQTLSLGVLLFLGTSCSDFLDEVDPSNITADSYYKTPDHARTAVNAIYANLRTIRGGAYGGSPWLMVEFATGLADSDLGQADNSNIIRNLNNNSDNAYGLVHWSSNYEGIADANLAISKIPEIQMPEALKNSLLGEAKFLRAHFYYQLVRLFGSVPLILEPIDLASEDLYATEASEEEIYEQIVKDLTDAEGSGLPFNGSSGRVTLGAIKTLLSSVYLTMAGYPLEKGASYYTLAAEKSKEVIDSGEFSLFSSYDDLHDPSKKNIGENIFMVQYTTLTAPSDWQPLIIPYNMNISTYSAQTGAIYANQDFIHSYETGDERVKEKAFYYTTYTLKTDRTQTVNLGGYFLYKHFDIEANLVSASSDLNWSLHRYAELLLIYAEASNEVNGPNPLAYEGVNAIRNRAGLSPLSGLSKEEFREAVWREKWHELSYEGITWFDMVRTRKGYDVLSGAFEDFVGHQFAYGPTLTARELLFPIPTSEIRNNSNLVQNPGY; encoded by the coding sequence ATGAAAGTAAATATAAAATTCACTATCCAAACGCTAAGCCTAGGAGTGCTGTTGTTTCTTGGAACTAGTTGTTCTGACTTCCTTGATGAAGTGGATCCTTCAAATATTACAGCAGACAGTTACTATAAAACCCCTGACCATGCGCGCACCGCAGTCAATGCCATATATGCAAATCTACGGACGATTCGTGGGGGAGCCTATGGGGGTAGTCCTTGGTTAATGGTAGAGTTTGCGACTGGCTTGGCCGATTCCGATTTGGGACAAGCTGATAATAGCAATATCATTAGAAATCTAAATAATAACTCAGATAATGCCTATGGACTTGTCCATTGGAGTTCTAACTACGAGGGCATAGCAGATGCTAACTTGGCCATATCCAAGATACCAGAGATCCAAATGCCTGAAGCCCTGAAGAATAGCTTGTTGGGAGAAGCCAAGTTTTTAAGAGCGCATTTTTATTATCAATTGGTGCGCTTGTTTGGGAGTGTTCCCTTGATATTGGAACCGATCGATCTTGCTTCTGAAGACTTGTATGCCACAGAAGCATCGGAGGAAGAAATTTATGAACAGATCGTGAAAGACCTCACAGATGCTGAAGGGTCAGGTTTGCCCTTTAACGGTTCATCGGGTAGAGTTACGCTGGGAGCTATCAAGACATTACTTTCTAGTGTTTACCTGACCATGGCCGGCTACCCACTGGAAAAAGGCGCTTCCTATTATACACTAGCTGCTGAAAAATCCAAGGAAGTGATTGACTCTGGAGAGTTTAGTTTGTTTTCGAGCTATGATGATCTTCATGATCCTTCAAAGAAGAATATTGGAGAGAATATTTTTATGGTTCAATATACGACACTTACCGCTCCATCAGACTGGCAGCCCTTGATAATACCGTATAACATGAACATCTCAACTTATTCTGCCCAAACAGGGGCAATATATGCCAATCAGGATTTTATCCATTCTTATGAAACAGGAGATGAAAGGGTAAAAGAAAAGGCTTTTTATTATACAACGTATACTTTAAAAACCGATAGGACTCAAACTGTCAATTTAGGAGGGTATTTTCTCTATAAACATTTTGATATAGAGGCTAACCTTGTTTCGGCAAGTTCAGACCTTAACTGGTCTTTACATCGATATGCAGAATTGTTGCTGATTTATGCTGAGGCATCCAATGAAGTAAATGGACCTAACCCGCTGGCTTATGAAGGGGTGAATGCCATAAGGAATCGTGCAGGTTTGTCCCCCTTGTCAGGACTTAGTAAAGAGGAATTTAGAGAAGCAGTGTGGAGGGAAAAGTGGCATGAATTGAGCTACGAAGGGATTACGTGGTTTGACATGGTAAGGACCAGAAAAGGGTATGACGTGTTGAGCGGAGCATTTGAGGACTTTGTTGGGCATCAGTTTGCCTATGGGCCTACGTTGACAGCACGAGAATTGTTGTTTCCTATTCCAACAAGTGAAATCAGAAACAATTCAAATTTAGTTCAGAATCCAGGGTACTGA
- a CDS encoding right-handed parallel beta-helix repeat-containing protein produces MIPLVSKESPWSYSSGATLEGAVKYLLIIFILIGGSIIGPTYARAIQEADFYVSPQGSDDWSGTLSSPNSDASDGPFASLERARDAVRELKKDQKKAIVVQVREGVYRLRETVVFGVEDSGEGTNTISYEAYPDETPVFSSGQQITGWKRVTSDLPGLPEVARGNIWVANISQKFFTLYDADGLLPRARSDGFISLDGGNGRNRLHFPAGTIKDWSNLSDVEIIVRPHHAWITNILPLESVNEETNIATTSLDATYAMNKLHFLPDTKNCWIENVLEELDEPGEWVLNTTSGKLYLWRRNDSPVVAPTLNELIRVEGRIDYDGPSDEPVRNLRFKGLTFKHGKRYQLSPEDKGLQHDWDMLDKDNAILRLRGTENCVVESCHFLHSGSGAIRVDLHGIGNTLSSNHIEHMGGGGILLCGYGPGTKDVNKENTVYNNHIHHVGEVYWHSPGIFLWQSGENRVANNLIHHTDYTALIMSGCMSHFFMKNGRELTRTIRRHELSHLPEEVVREDILPFLHTHDNMVEYNEIHHSMLRLGDGNAIYIRASGEDNVIRRNYIHDMVGETQMQAAVRTDGGQTGTLITENLLYRCTSQGILTKLDNRVENNIVVDIIAPPRGYYLSVREGPLTGASIKRNVFYSTNETGKFIDELPSGREGSSEDRRGRLLARVMDADTDYNIYFCKTNPKKGKALIDKNQQDGVDLHSKAVDPLFVDPENGDFNFKSGSPALEMGIVPIDLSQVGLRE; encoded by the coding sequence ATGATACCCTTGGTTTCCAAAGAAAGTCCCTGGTCTTATTCCTCCGGTGCAACACTCGAAGGTGCTGTGAAATACTTGTTGATCATTTTCATCCTAATAGGAGGAAGCATAATCGGTCCCACCTACGCAAGGGCGATTCAAGAGGCTGATTTTTATGTATCACCACAAGGGTCGGACGATTGGTCCGGCACCTTGTCTTCGCCCAATAGCGATGCGTCAGATGGACCCTTTGCTAGCTTGGAAAGAGCCCGAGATGCCGTGAGAGAGCTAAAGAAAGACCAAAAAAAGGCAATAGTCGTCCAAGTGAGAGAAGGTGTCTATCGGCTAAGGGAGACCGTGGTTTTTGGGGTGGAAGATTCAGGAGAAGGCACAAATACCATTAGCTACGAGGCCTATCCTGACGAAACTCCAGTCTTCAGTTCAGGCCAGCAGATCACAGGTTGGAAACGAGTGACTTCAGACCTTCCCGGTTTGCCGGAAGTAGCGCGCGGGAATATTTGGGTAGCCAATATCTCCCAAAAGTTCTTTACACTCTATGATGCTGATGGGCTTTTGCCCCGTGCACGTTCAGACGGCTTTATCTCCCTGGATGGTGGAAACGGAAGAAACCGGCTGCATTTTCCGGCAGGAACCATCAAGGACTGGTCTAATCTATCGGATGTGGAAATTATCGTACGTCCGCATCACGCTTGGATCACGAATATTCTACCCTTGGAATCTGTAAATGAAGAGACGAATATCGCTACTACTTCTCTCGATGCCACCTACGCAATGAACAAGCTCCATTTTTTGCCAGATACTAAAAACTGCTGGATCGAGAATGTACTGGAGGAACTTGATGAGCCTGGAGAGTGGGTGTTGAACACCACATCAGGCAAGCTATATCTATGGAGGCGAAATGATTCGCCCGTGGTAGCTCCTACATTAAATGAATTGATTAGGGTAGAAGGAAGGATCGATTATGATGGGCCTTCAGATGAACCTGTCAGGAACCTTCGTTTTAAAGGCCTGACATTTAAGCATGGCAAACGTTATCAACTTTCCCCTGAAGACAAAGGACTCCAGCACGATTGGGATATGCTGGATAAGGACAATGCGATATTACGGCTACGAGGAACCGAAAACTGTGTGGTGGAGAGCTGTCATTTCTTGCACAGCGGGAGTGGAGCGATTCGGGTGGACTTACATGGAATTGGCAACACCCTATCCAGTAACCATATAGAGCATATGGGTGGAGGAGGGATCTTGCTATGTGGCTATGGGCCAGGGACAAAGGATGTAAACAAAGAGAATACTGTTTATAATAACCACATCCATCATGTCGGAGAGGTTTACTGGCATTCGCCAGGGATATTCCTATGGCAAAGCGGCGAAAACCGTGTTGCCAATAACCTTATCCATCATACTGATTACACGGCCTTGATCATGTCGGGATGCATGTCGCATTTTTTTATGAAGAACGGTCGTGAGTTGACACGTACTATTCGGCGCCATGAGCTTAGCCACCTTCCAGAAGAGGTGGTCCGTGAAGATATATTGCCCTTTTTACATACCCATGATAACATGGTCGAGTATAATGAAATCCATCATTCCATGTTACGCCTTGGAGATGGAAATGCCATATATATCCGTGCTTCTGGAGAGGATAATGTGATTAGGCGAAATTACATCCATGATATGGTAGGAGAGACCCAGATGCAGGCAGCCGTTCGTACAGATGGGGGGCAGACGGGTACATTGATCACCGAAAACCTGCTGTATCGATGTACGTCGCAAGGAATCCTAACCAAACTTGATAACCGGGTAGAAAACAACATAGTAGTGGATATAATCGCACCACCTCGAGGCTACTACCTTTCGGTGCGTGAAGGGCCTCTGACGGGTGCGTCTATTAAGCGAAACGTATTCTATTCTACCAATGAAACAGGGAAGTTTATCGATGAACTGCCTTCTGGAAGAGAAGGGAGCTCCGAGGACCGTCGAGGGCGGCTTCTTGCCAGGGTGATGGACGCAGACACTGATTATAATATTTACTTCTGTAAAACTAATCCCAAGAAGGGAAAAGCACTGATCGATAAAAACCAACAAGATGGAGTAGATCTCCACAGTAAGGCCGTCGATCCGCTATTTGTAGATCCTGAAAATGGAGACTTTAACTTTAAATCAGGTTCACCAGCATTGGAAATGGGCATTGTGCCAATTGATCTTTCGCAGGTTGGTTTACGGGAATAG
- a CDS encoding alpha-L-fucosidase, with amino-acid sequence MMKNHYRKMIKTGLTVLSCTLALSLTAQEKAPEGMDEMWGKQKMVSRSDIGERAALFDDGNYSMFIHWGLYSNIANKWKDTTYYGISEWIMHPRRAGISVQEYMAEAKNFNPVNFDAEAIAKLAKEAGMKYIVVTSKHHDGFAMYDSEASDFNIVEATPFGRDPMKELAQACREHGLGFGFYYSHNQDWTFPGGNGGPQINEKGEEVGFDYYFKEKCLPQVKEITTQYGEIAMVWFDTPGNMEKKYVEQLVEVVRKNQPNAMISGRAGHDLGDYLSLGDMNIPVRNVPGLWETVDVTNDSWGYAWYDENWKSPKRILKSVISTVARGGTYMLNVGPKPDGSIPEEAQNALRDAGKWINDYPQVIYGAAPSPWGRELPWGDATVKEGKINLAVYDWPLDGKIVLPGVNNTVKTAKIWSDGSLLPLKTVKKGNWISIELPARRPEKTVSVVELTVDGGLSVDQSLSVDPIYPTRLSVAFAQADDVTIEDKKWMEKFGEWKHVSQAQNWTEDGRVYWEVEIFEPGYYQVDLNYAGSSRLVWRVTNSDGGFVQNEQNASHVYSYFEMGLMKFEKAGKYTVSVKIKEGDIASASLKEIRFTPLESLE; translated from the coding sequence ATGATGAAGAATCACTATAGGAAGATGATAAAGACCGGTTTGACAGTGCTTAGTTGCACACTAGCATTAAGTCTAACGGCGCAGGAAAAAGCCCCCGAAGGAATGGATGAAATGTGGGGCAAACAAAAAATGGTGAGTCGTTCAGATATTGGGGAACGGGCGGCGCTATTTGATGATGGCAATTATTCGATGTTTATCCATTGGGGCTTATATTCCAATATTGCCAATAAGTGGAAGGATACTACCTACTATGGCATCAGTGAATGGATCATGCATCCAAGAAGGGCGGGGATATCAGTCCAGGAGTATATGGCAGAAGCCAAGAACTTCAACCCCGTGAATTTTGACGCTGAGGCGATAGCGAAGTTGGCAAAGGAGGCTGGGATGAAATACATCGTCGTTACGAGTAAACATCATGACGGTTTTGCAATGTATGATTCGGAGGCCAGCGATTTCAATATTGTAGAAGCTACACCCTTTGGTAGGGATCCTATGAAAGAACTGGCCCAAGCTTGTAGAGAGCACGGGCTTGGGTTCGGGTTTTATTATTCCCATAACCAAGATTGGACGTTTCCTGGGGGTAATGGAGGTCCCCAAATCAACGAAAAGGGAGAAGAGGTAGGTTTTGATTACTATTTCAAAGAAAAGTGCCTTCCACAAGTAAAAGAGATTACCACACAGTACGGGGAGATAGCCATGGTGTGGTTTGATACTCCCGGCAATATGGAAAAGAAATATGTGGAGCAGCTCGTGGAAGTAGTCAGGAAAAACCAACCCAATGCCATGATTTCTGGGCGTGCTGGCCATGATCTGGGAGATTATCTGTCTTTAGGTGATATGAATATCCCCGTTAGAAATGTGCCCGGGCTTTGGGAGACAGTGGATGTCACCAATGACTCATGGGGCTATGCTTGGTATGATGAAAACTGGAAGAGTCCAAAGAGGATTTTGAAATCGGTGATCTCTACAGTGGCGCGTGGCGGTACCTACATGCTGAATGTAGGCCCTAAACCAGACGGAAGCATACCAGAAGAAGCCCAAAATGCCCTTCGGGATGCTGGAAAGTGGATCAATGACTATCCTCAGGTGATCTATGGTGCAGCCCCATCTCCTTGGGGACGCGAACTTCCTTGGGGAGATGCTACCGTGAAGGAGGGGAAAATAAACTTGGCCGTCTATGATTGGCCATTGGATGGGAAAATCGTCCTACCAGGGGTGAACAACACCGTAAAGACGGCGAAGATATGGTCTGACGGATCGCTCCTTCCCCTAAAAACAGTCAAAAAAGGAAATTGGATATCGATAGAGCTTCCTGCCCGACGACCTGAAAAAACGGTGTCGGTAGTGGAACTGACCGTAGATGGGGGATTATCCGTTGATCAGTCTCTTAGTGTCGACCCCATTTATCCTACCAGGTTATCAGTGGCCTTTGCCCAAGCCGACGACGTGACCATTGAAGATAAAAAGTGGATGGAGAAATTTGGTGAATGGAAACATGTCTCACAAGCCCAAAACTGGACTGAAGACGGAAGGGTTTATTGGGAAGTGGAGATCTTCGAGCCGGGGTATTATCAGGTGGACCTGAACTATGCTGGTTCCAGTAGACTGGTGTGGAGAGTGACCAATTCCGATGGGGGATTTGTCCAAAATGAACAGAATGCTTCTCATGTGTACAGCTACTTTGAGATGGGGCTGATGAAGTTTGAAAAAGCAGGTAAATACACCGTTTCTGTGAAAATAAAAGAAGGGGATATCGCCAGTGCGAGTTTAAAGGAAATTCGGTTTACCCCCTTAGAAAGCTTGGAATAG
- a CDS encoding alpha-L-fucosidase — MRFIKLLIAVSLCTLSAASAQVEPSWSSLSEHYHVPDWFLDGKIGVWFHWGIPSATDEDRPNDGSWYGRNMYGGGKEMAKTLSAWHTERYGPPAEFGYEKLVPLFKGENWDPEALVAYVKDQGARFIMPVACHHDNFDMYDSFHPWNSVDMGPHRDVLREWKEAAVQHGLKFGVSTHLYWSPGWWRPARKYQEEGTLAWKLFNMDYDGVNYSSQDSWNEHWYARCWEIIEKYDPDMFNNDAPFPDMDEGKGLGVKLFTSYVNRDLQQNNGEQTVVLSLKDKTLDRSAFTYNLERGGAGEIKPNPWIWATDLSGNWFYRKNAVNKMSIPVMVSNAVDAISKNGVVMLNIALRGDGTIPDKQIQYLTAFGDFIKVNGEGIYGTRPWKTFGEGPLEVKDGRQGENHQNYSQQDIRFTTKGDVIYAYVLAPPTDDIVMKTLADGGLLKQNITGVELMGSTEQINWEGSEEGLIIKLPSSLPGEIVNGFKIEVATNGNQ; from the coding sequence ATGAGATTTATAAAACTACTGATAGCAGTGAGTCTGTGTACACTATCTGCTGCAAGCGCTCAGGTGGAGCCAAGTTGGTCATCCTTATCCGAGCATTACCACGTGCCAGATTGGTTTCTGGATGGTAAAATAGGTGTTTGGTTTCATTGGGGGATTCCATCGGCGACAGATGAAGATCGCCCCAATGACGGTTCTTGGTATGGTCGAAACATGTATGGAGGAGGCAAGGAGATGGCGAAAACCCTTTCTGCTTGGCATACTGAAAGGTATGGTCCCCCTGCCGAGTTTGGATACGAAAAACTTGTCCCGCTTTTTAAAGGGGAAAATTGGGATCCGGAAGCCTTGGTGGCGTACGTAAAAGACCAAGGGGCGCGCTTTATCATGCCAGTGGCTTGTCATCATGACAACTTTGACATGTATGATTCCTTTCATCCTTGGAATTCAGTGGATATGGGCCCCCATCGGGACGTGCTCCGGGAATGGAAGGAAGCAGCAGTGCAGCATGGATTAAAATTCGGTGTTTCCACCCACCTGTACTGGTCACCAGGCTGGTGGCGTCCTGCCCGAAAATACCAAGAGGAAGGTACCTTGGCTTGGAAACTTTTTAATATGGATTATGATGGAGTGAACTATTCCAGCCAAGATAGTTGGAATGAGCATTGGTATGCACGGTGCTGGGAGATAATAGAAAAGTACGATCCTGATATGTTCAATAATGATGCTCCATTTCCGGATATGGACGAAGGGAAAGGACTTGGGGTCAAGTTGTTTACAAGCTATGTAAACCGTGATCTGCAGCAAAACAATGGAGAACAAACTGTAGTCCTCTCACTAAAGGACAAGACCCTAGACCGGTCGGCCTTTACATATAACCTCGAAAGAGGCGGAGCGGGAGAAATAAAGCCCAACCCTTGGATTTGGGCAACGGATCTTTCAGGAAATTGGTTTTACCGGAAAAACGCCGTCAATAAAATGAGTATTCCAGTAATGGTCAGTAATGCGGTGGATGCCATCAGCAAAAATGGGGTGGTAATGCTTAATATCGCTCTCCGCGGTGATGGTACTATTCCTGATAAGCAGATCCAATACCTCACGGCATTTGGGGACTTTATTAAGGTCAATGGCGAAGGAATATACGGAACCAGACCTTGGAAAACTTTCGGAGAAGGTCCCTTGGAAGTAAAGGATGGCCGTCAGGGTGAAAATCATCAAAACTATTCACAGCAGGATATCCGATTTACCACCAAAGGTGACGTGATATACGCTTATGTGCTGGCTCCACCTACTGATGATATCGTGATGAAAACCCTTGCCGATGGAGGTTTGTTGAAGCAGAACATTACTGGGGTTGAACTAATGGGAAGCACCGAACAAATCAACTGGGAGGGCTCTGAGGAAGGTCTGATAATCAAGCTACCCTCTTCCTTGCCTGGCGAAATAGTTAACGGTTTCAAGATTGAGGTAGCTACCAACGGAAATCAGTAA